In Myxococcales bacterium, a single genomic region encodes these proteins:
- a CDS encoding DUF2202 domain-containing protein — protein MVHHLVLKAGLLLSMALSVACSADSGNGAGGGPSAAPVGASSGVALSSSEQSSLAFIREEEKLARDVYAALAAHDPMFTNIGASEQTHMDAIATLLTRYGLGDPAVGKAAGAFTNPTLQSLYDALVASGNVSYAAALTVGVEIEELDIHDIDAARVGLSHEDIATTYDNLTRGSRNHLRSFYAKLKAAGGTYSPKHLDAAAFEAIVNSETERGR, from the coding sequence ATGGTCCACCACCTTGTGCTCAAAGCTGGCTTGCTGCTCTCGATGGCTCTCTCCGTTGCCTGCAGCGCCGATTCCGGGAATGGAGCCGGGGGCGGCCCGTCTGCGGCGCCGGTAGGGGCCTCGTCCGGCGTCGCGCTGTCTTCGAGCGAGCAGAGTTCGCTCGCCTTCATTCGAGAAGAAGAAAAGCTGGCTCGCGACGTCTACGCCGCGCTCGCCGCACATGACCCCATGTTCACGAACATCGGGGCGAGTGAGCAGACCCATATGGACGCCATCGCCACGCTGCTTACCCGCTATGGCTTGGGCGATCCGGCCGTCGGCAAGGCCGCCGGTGCGTTCACGAACCCCACGCTGCAAAGCCTCTACGACGCCCTCGTGGCGAGCGGCAACGTCTCGTACGCAGCCGCCCTCACCGTCGGCGTCGAGATCGAGGAGCTCGACATCCACGACATCGACGCCGCCCGAGTCGGGCTCTCACACGAGGATATCGCGACGACCTATGACAACCTGACGCGCGGCTCTCGCAATCACTTGCGGTCGTTCTACGCCAAGCTCAAGGCGGCGGGCGGAACGTATTCTCCCAAACATCTCGACGCCGCAGCCTTCGAGGCCATCGTCAACTCGGAGACGGAGCGCGGCCGGTAG
- a CDS encoding serine/threonine protein kinase produces MARRAPVEVGESLAELRAELVGFDNPVPELMHAAAELSRRALGDAKSDDDAERALRAELATELSSVPEGSLRQRVASALSAYSHSGAKAAHAASRDVIERIDEALRELDELGPGGEGASARRTGTTRLRDLDLAILERGTLDLLLRLGTPTKGAADDTKALTESLDGLRERVGLFILAAEKSATGADQHPTLRFRRLRTLVHLVDGEVGADDRDASHRRRWANVASSLLESASQGPPPAFRRTLIAALARSLDALVRADLLDPADVVLLAATHFDQKGDFEMLEEASMDVDLVQALHRYGEFLGYRAKTASMPPDSMLPSLRTPPPEVMKLRIGLEALDALGRDLAIPTSRGEALRTALVRVGAALTALLRAPTLKAVASGDSDVVSSLELALGSITQLVLGARGRLDPERSSVPPTSAVEGPSLAVAAARVVSGAEEANRLRAEGITDWLRSLESVMPKAILELVSGVAGKLAEVPVDRPSQEMKAVRVAQEAALPAWIPPRRTLGGFYILRALGAGGTGSVFVANRVEDRHDESAERFALKVPDYSPQAARLLSEVEFLALFRSEASALLAIPTHPNVARFVTFDTAARPKPILVMELVEGLTFERVIQARALDMGRSLSILDDVLKGLSAMHSAQIGHLDVKPANVVLRGGETGVLVDFGLAGRHVRPGCASGPYGAPEVWTASAEEASALTPMAADVYAFGCLAFEALTGQMLFEAPNDTAQIALHLAHDGFPPRLRDFSAKPGMSGLAELLFWTLRREPANRPRIDRVRDDFRRVALPLLGAKWPLV; encoded by the coding sequence GTGGCTCGCCGCGCGCCCGTCGAGGTCGGCGAGAGCCTCGCGGAGCTGCGGGCCGAGCTCGTGGGCTTCGACAACCCGGTGCCCGAGCTGATGCACGCGGCCGCTGAGCTTTCGCGCCGAGCGCTCGGCGACGCCAAGAGCGACGACGACGCGGAGCGCGCCCTTCGCGCCGAGTTGGCGACCGAGCTCTCGAGCGTTCCGGAAGGCTCGTTGCGGCAGCGCGTGGCGTCGGCCCTCTCGGCCTACTCGCACAGCGGCGCGAAGGCGGCGCACGCGGCGTCGCGCGACGTCATCGAGCGCATCGACGAGGCGCTCCGCGAGCTCGACGAGCTGGGACCTGGCGGCGAAGGCGCCTCTGCGCGTCGCACCGGTACGACGCGCCTTCGCGACCTTGACCTGGCGATCCTCGAACGCGGAACGCTCGACCTCCTGCTCCGTCTCGGCACGCCCACCAAGGGCGCCGCCGACGACACGAAGGCCCTTACCGAGTCGCTCGATGGTCTGCGCGAGCGGGTGGGCCTCTTCATCTTGGCCGCCGAGAAGAGCGCGACCGGCGCCGATCAACACCCGACGCTTCGGTTCCGCCGCCTCCGCACCCTCGTGCATCTCGTCGACGGCGAGGTCGGTGCCGACGACCGCGACGCGAGCCATCGGCGCCGCTGGGCCAACGTGGCAAGCTCGCTCTTGGAGAGCGCGAGCCAAGGTCCGCCGCCGGCGTTTCGTCGAACGCTCATCGCAGCGCTGGCGCGCTCCCTCGACGCGCTCGTTCGCGCAGACCTCCTCGATCCCGCCGACGTGGTGCTCCTCGCGGCGACGCACTTCGATCAGAAGGGTGACTTCGAAATGCTCGAGGAGGCGTCGATGGACGTCGACCTCGTTCAGGCGCTCCACCGCTACGGCGAGTTCCTCGGGTACCGCGCGAAGACCGCCTCCATGCCGCCGGACTCGATGTTGCCATCGCTCCGAACGCCGCCGCCCGAGGTCATGAAGCTGCGCATTGGCCTGGAAGCGCTGGATGCTCTCGGTCGCGACCTGGCCATCCCGACGAGCCGTGGCGAGGCGCTCCGCACCGCGCTCGTGCGCGTCGGTGCGGCGCTGACGGCGCTGCTTCGCGCCCCGACGCTCAAGGCCGTCGCGTCGGGCGACTCCGATGTCGTGAGCTCGCTCGAGCTGGCCTTGGGCTCCATCACGCAGCTCGTCTTGGGGGCGCGCGGGCGCCTCGACCCAGAGCGAAGCAGCGTTCCGCCGACGTCGGCCGTCGAGGGGCCGTCGTTGGCGGTGGCCGCCGCGCGCGTGGTCTCCGGCGCGGAGGAGGCGAACCGGCTTCGCGCCGAAGGGATCACCGATTGGCTCCGAAGCCTCGAGAGCGTCATGCCCAAGGCGATCCTCGAGCTGGTCTCGGGCGTCGCCGGCAAGCTCGCCGAGGTGCCCGTCGACCGCCCGAGCCAAGAGATGAAGGCGGTGCGCGTCGCCCAAGAGGCCGCGCTTCCGGCTTGGATTCCGCCGCGCCGCACGCTCGGGGGGTTCTACATCCTTCGCGCCTTGGGCGCCGGCGGCACGGGCTCGGTCTTCGTGGCCAACCGCGTCGAAGATCGCCACGACGAATCGGCGGAGCGTTTCGCCCTGAAGGTTCCCGACTACTCGCCGCAGGCGGCGCGGCTCCTCTCGGAGGTCGAGTTCCTTGCGCTCTTTCGCAGCGAGGCCTCGGCGCTCCTGGCGATCCCGACGCATCCGAACGTGGCGCGCTTCGTCACCTTCGACACGGCGGCGCGGCCCAAGCCGATCTTGGTCATGGAGCTGGTCGAGGGGCTCACCTTCGAGCGCGTCATCCAAGCGCGCGCCCTCGACATGGGCCGCTCGCTTTCGATTTTGGACGACGTCTTGAAGGGCCTCTCGGCGATGCACTCGGCGCAGATCGGTCACCTCGACGTGAAGCCGGCCAACGTGGTCTTGCGCGGCGGAGAGACGGGCGTGCTCGTGGACTTCGGCCTCGCGGGACGCCACGTCAGGCCGGGCTGCGCGTCGGGGCCCTATGGCGCGCCCGAAGTGTGGACCGCCTCGGCGGAAGAGGCGTCGGCGCTCACGCCGATGGCCGCTGACGTCTACGCCTTCGGCTGCTTGGCCTTTGAAGCGCTCACGGGGCAAATGCTCTTCGAGGCCCCGAACGACACGGCGCAAATCGCGCTTCACCTGGCGCACGACGGCTTTCCGCCAAGGCTCCGCGACTTCTCCGCGAAGCCGGGGATGTCGGGCCTCGCAGAGCTGCTCTTCTGGACGCTCCGCCGCGAGCCCGCCAACCGGCCGCGCATCGATCGCGTCCGCGACGACTTCCGCCGCGTGGCGTTGCCGCTCTTGGGCGCGAAGTGGCCCCTCGTCTGA